A part of Maridesulfovibrio hydrothermalis AM13 = DSM 14728 genomic DNA contains:
- a CDS encoding ABC transporter permease encodes MPPLFRRNTFCLKSPAWFAIAGALATISATPLLVIMSYLFSPQQEIWSHLTENVLGGLILNTAVLLACIVPLTAIAGVGLGWLTGACDFPGRKFFSWALVLPFAIPPYVFAFVYLGIFDFTGPVQTFIRSIFPFAGFIDIRNGAGVSTILSLAFYPYVYLMSRSAFMTQGRTALEAARMLGHSPAKAFFKVALPMARPFIAAGLVLVCMETLADFGAVSIFNYDTFTTAIYKAWFGMFSLTSAAQLSSVLGIIILVALVTEQKMRSRMRFTEAGRPNSTERLKLSGPWKWVAFSSCALMFFLAFALPFIKLIMWGFESIESDLSRYFTYGLNTLLLSLAGAALTVAAALALAFVKRNDSGPLMNWATRIATLGYALPGTVLAVGIFIPAAWLDNTVVGGLKGLGFNAATFIQGSLGLMIAAYCIRFLAAGFGSVDSAIQRITPSIGEAARTLGVTGSALLRCIYIPMLRKGLLTGAILVLVDIMKEMPITLMMRPFGWDTLAVKIYEYTSEGEWELAATPAVTLILVGLIPVLLLTRQMDK; translated from the coding sequence ATGCCTCCACTGTTCCGACGGAATACCTTTTGCCTCAAGTCTCCGGCATGGTTCGCCATTGCCGGAGCACTTGCGACAATATCAGCCACCCCTCTGCTCGTAATCATGAGTTACCTTTTTTCCCCGCAGCAGGAAATCTGGTCGCACCTGACTGAAAATGTGCTTGGCGGACTTATATTAAATACGGCCGTGCTGCTGGCCTGCATCGTGCCTCTCACGGCTATAGCTGGAGTGGGACTTGGCTGGCTGACAGGAGCCTGCGATTTTCCGGGCCGCAAATTTTTCTCATGGGCACTGGTTCTGCCCTTTGCCATTCCTCCGTATGTATTTGCTTTTGTTTATCTTGGAATTTTTGATTTCACAGGTCCGGTACAAACTTTCATACGCAGTATTTTTCCTTTTGCGGGATTTATAGATATCCGTAACGGGGCCGGTGTTTCAACAATACTCTCCCTTGCTTTCTATCCATATGTATATCTTATGAGCCGCAGCGCATTCATGACTCAAGGACGCACCGCCCTTGAAGCAGCCCGCATGCTGGGCCATTCCCCTGCGAAAGCTTTTTTTAAAGTGGCCCTGCCTATGGCCCGCCCTTTTATTGCTGCCGGACTTGTGCTTGTCTGTATGGAAACCCTTGCTGATTTCGGTGCGGTTTCCATCTTCAACTATGACACATTCACCACTGCCATTTATAAAGCATGGTTCGGTATGTTTTCCCTTACAAGTGCAGCGCAGCTTTCTTCCGTTTTGGGGATAATAATTCTTGTTGCACTGGTAACCGAACAGAAAATGCGCTCGCGCATGCGCTTCACAGAAGCTGGAAGGCCGAACAGTACTGAACGCCTGAAACTATCCGGACCTTGGAAGTGGGTGGCCTTTTCATCCTGTGCTTTAATGTTTTTTCTGGCCTTTGCCCTTCCATTTATCAAACTGATTATGTGGGGATTTGAATCCATTGAATCAGATCTTTCCAGATATTTTACGTATGGATTAAACACCCTGTTACTTAGCCTTGCCGGAGCGGCTTTAACTGTCGCAGCGGCCCTTGCTCTGGCTTTTGTTAAAAGAAATGACTCCGGTCCGCTTATGAACTGGGCCACACGCATTGCTACGCTTGGCTATGCCTTACCCGGAACAGTTCTGGCTGTAGGTATCTTTATTCCTGCAGCATGGCTGGATAATACTGTGGTCGGAGGGTTGAAAGGACTTGGATTTAATGCCGCAACATTCATACAAGGTTCACTGGGACTGATGATAGCAGCATACTGCATTCGTTTTCTTGCTGCCGGATTCGGTTCCGTGGATAGTGCAATACAACGCATAACTCCATCCATCGGCGAAGCTGCCCGCACTCTTGGTGTAACAGGATCGGCTTTGCTGAGATGCATATATATTCCTATGCTCAGAAAAGGCCTGCTGACCGGAGCCATTCTTGTTCTTGTAGATATCATGAAAGAGATGCCTATCACCTTGATGATGCGTCCTTTTGGCTGGGATACTCTGGCTGTCAAAATATATGAATACACTTCCGAAGGAGAATGGGAACTGGCGGCAACCCCGGCCGTAACCCTGATACTGGTAGGACTTATACCTGTGCTGCTGCTCACCAGACAGATGGATAAATAG
- a CDS encoding extracellular solute-binding protein: MKKIITLAITTIMVAAWSASAFAADIIVYSARKEHLIKPLFEAYTAETGVKIKYITGKAGALLERIKAEGANTSADLFITVDAGNLWYAAEEGVLAPIKSATLEKNVPSHLRDPQNRWFGLSVRARTIVYNKNKVSPEELSTYEALGDSKWNKRLLLRTSKKVYNQSLVASFIADNGEVETEKVIKSWIANLPVAPFSSDTKALEAVAAGVGDVAIVNTYYFGRLLKKNPELPLAIFWPNQKTNGVHMNASGAGVTANAKNKKEAIKLLEWLSSDKAQGKFAALNLEYPVNPEVKPDPIVAAWGEFKGNPMNVSNYGKFQAEAIKLMDRAGYK, encoded by the coding sequence ATGAAAAAAATTATCACCCTTGCCATCACCACAATTATGGTTGCAGCATGGTCTGCGTCAGCCTTTGCTGCGGATATAATTGTTTATTCTGCACGTAAAGAACACCTCATCAAACCCCTGTTTGAGGCATATACTGCAGAAACAGGAGTAAAAATAAAATACATCACAGGTAAAGCAGGAGCACTTCTTGAACGCATCAAAGCGGAAGGAGCCAATACATCTGCCGACCTGTTCATCACAGTAGATGCCGGCAACCTTTGGTACGCAGCAGAAGAAGGAGTACTGGCGCCGATCAAATCAGCAACCCTTGAAAAGAATGTCCCCTCCCATCTGCGTGACCCGCAAAATCGCTGGTTTGGTCTTTCAGTTCGCGCACGCACAATTGTATATAACAAAAATAAAGTTTCTCCTGAAGAACTCAGTACTTATGAAGCACTCGGTGATAGCAAATGGAACAAACGCCTTTTACTCAGAACATCTAAAAAAGTTTACAACCAGTCTCTTGTCGCATCCTTTATTGCCGACAACGGAGAAGTTGAAACAGAAAAAGTTATCAAGTCATGGATCGCCAATCTGCCTGTAGCTCCTTTCTCCAGTGATACTAAAGCTCTTGAAGCTGTAGCTGCTGGGGTTGGTGACGTTGCAATAGTCAACACATACTACTTCGGTCGTCTTCTTAAAAAGAATCCTGAACTCCCGCTCGCAATATTCTGGCCAAATCAGAAAACCAACGGCGTGCACATGAATGCATCCGGAGCAGGTGTAACTGCAAACGCCAAAAATAAAAAGGAAGCTATCAAACTGCTTGAATGGCTTTCCTCTGATAAAGCTCAAGGGAAATTTGCGGCCTTAAATCTGGAGTATCCTGTTAACCCTGAAGTTAAACCAGATCCCATTGTTGCAGCATGGGGTGAATTCAAGGGCAATCCTATGAATGTTTCCAACTATGGTAAATTTCAGGCTGAAGCTATCAAACTGATGGATAGAGCCGGCTACAAATAA
- the gltS gene encoding sodium/glutamate symporter has translation MIFEVDGFQSFSFGILVFLAGWGVNRKVEFLRKFTIPEPVTGGLLAAAILTIGYVAAGVEIKFDLVARDALILYFFTCIGLNANFRKLLKGGKSLFLLLAAAMAFLVAQNLVGIGVAKLIGLERVIGLIGGSISLIGGHGTAIAWAPILSNQFGVTNAMEIGAACATFGLVLASVMGGPVANHLIVKHNLRSTDSGALDVGTERSAGGGWVNHVEFLSALLLIHVTMIIGVFLSDFLEQAGVMLPTFVVCLFTGIILTNTIPVVFKKVKWPAETVSNGLIAEISLGVFLAMSLMSVQLWELVDLAAPLLILLSVQFMLSFLFIIYVVFNVMGRDYEAAVMVAGFGGFSMGATPTAIANMTAVTEKHGPAHIAFIVIPLVCSFFIDLFNAFVIKLLL, from the coding sequence ATGATATTTGAAGTTGATGGGTTCCAAAGTTTCAGTTTTGGAATTTTGGTATTTCTTGCTGGATGGGGAGTTAATAGGAAGGTTGAATTCCTTCGTAAGTTCACCATTCCAGAACCGGTGACCGGCGGATTGTTGGCTGCAGCTATTTTAACAATTGGATATGTTGCCGCAGGTGTTGAAATCAAATTTGATCTTGTCGCTCGAGATGCACTTATTCTCTATTTTTTTACATGTATCGGGCTGAATGCCAACTTCCGAAAGCTCCTAAAAGGAGGAAAATCACTTTTTTTATTGCTTGCAGCAGCTATGGCCTTTCTTGTCGCGCAAAATCTGGTCGGAATCGGAGTTGCAAAACTCATTGGCCTTGAAAGGGTCATCGGTCTGATTGGAGGTTCCATTTCGCTTATCGGCGGGCATGGTACAGCCATAGCATGGGCGCCAATCTTATCGAATCAGTTTGGGGTGACAAACGCCATGGAGATAGGTGCTGCATGTGCGACTTTCGGACTCGTTTTAGCTAGTGTTATGGGCGGCCCTGTCGCAAATCACCTTATTGTCAAACACAATCTTCGATCCACCGACAGTGGAGCTTTGGATGTTGGAACAGAACGTTCCGCAGGTGGAGGGTGGGTCAATCACGTCGAATTTTTGAGTGCCTTGTTGTTAATTCATGTGACAATGATCATAGGAGTTTTCTTATCAGACTTCCTTGAACAAGCCGGAGTTATGCTACCGACATTTGTTGTATGTCTTTTTACCGGGATTATACTCACCAATACGATTCCCGTGGTTTTTAAAAAAGTGAAATGGCCTGCAGAAACTGTGTCCAACGGTTTAATTGCCGAGATTTCCTTAGGTGTTTTTCTTGCCATGTCGTTAATGAGCGTTCAGCTTTGGGAACTTGTGGACCTAGCTGCTCCGTTGTTGATCCTTTTAAGTGTTCAGTTCATGCTGAGTTTTCTATTCATAATTTATGTAGTCTTCAACGTGATGGGGAGAGATTATGAGGCTGCGGTTATGGTGGCTGGATTCGGAGGTTTCTCCATGGGAGCTACTCCCACAGCCATTGCGAACATGACTGCTGTAACCGAAAAGCATGGGCCGGCCCATATCGCGTTTATAGTCATTCCTCTTGTGTGCTCTTTTTTTATTGATCTATTTAACGCATTTGTGATTAAGCTGCTTTTATAA
- the cas6f gene encoding type I-F CRISPR-associated endoribonuclease Cas6/Csy4: MDHYLDIKVIPDNDFNAQMLLNILFGKLHLALVNLGDENVGVSFPAFCEDSNCLGDRLRIHSTEKVLQQLATEKKWMRGVHDYTALSPVRSVPDSAKFRTVSRFQIKSNPEKERRRLIKRKNITREEALKRIPDSTAKMTKLPYLEMKSLSKAQRFKLFIKHSDVSDKKVEGQFSKYGLSGTATIPWF; this comes from the coding sequence ATGGATCATTATCTTGATATTAAAGTCATACCGGACAACGATTTTAATGCGCAGATGCTTCTAAATATACTCTTCGGGAAACTTCATCTTGCGCTGGTTAATTTAGGAGACGAAAATGTCGGGGTCAGTTTTCCCGCTTTTTGTGAGGATAGCAATTGCCTAGGAGATCGGCTTAGAATTCACTCTACAGAAAAAGTTCTGCAACAGCTTGCAACAGAGAAAAAATGGATGCGTGGCGTTCATGATTACACCGCCCTTTCTCCTGTTAGGTCAGTACCGGATTCCGCTAAGTTCCGTACCGTTTCAAGGTTTCAGATTAAAAGTAACCCTGAAAAAGAACGTAGACGACTCATCAAGCGTAAAAATATTACAAGAGAAGAAGCTCTTAAACGTATCCCAGATAGCACCGCAAAAATGACCAAGCTGCCTTATCTAGAAATGAAAAGCTTAAGCAAAGCACAAAGATTTAAGCTGTTCATTAAACACTCTGATGTGTCTGATAAAAAAGTCGAAGGACAATTTTCCAAATACGGGTTAAGCGGAACAGCTACGATCCCGTGGTTTTAA
- the csy3 gene encoding type I-F CRISPR-associated protein Csy3 → MAAKKTKIELPSVLAFERKLDVSDGLFKSGIWADRENHQNWEPVLVREKSIRGTVSNRTNKIKEIEKNTQNANLQRVDVASISCEHDSFSLQFTCKILGGVGNPSVCNQPAYQQKIEEKVSEYISKHGFTELGARYAVNLANGRFLWRNRFGAEELEVCVQHLKQGEICKEWTFEGHEFSLNDFTIPDSAKTGIAELTEVIANGLGGALAVLKVTAFARIGAGQELYPSEELILDKGNAKGQKSKTLYSVGGVAGFHSQKISNALRTIDTWYEGGNSSKPIAVEPYGSVTSQGVAYRLSKNDFFTIIDQLIIKDKELDRLEDQHFMMANLIRGGVFGGKD, encoded by the coding sequence ATGGCTGCTAAAAAGACTAAAATTGAATTACCTTCAGTCCTCGCTTTTGAACGTAAACTTGATGTTTCAGACGGTCTTTTTAAATCAGGGATATGGGCAGACCGTGAAAACCACCAGAACTGGGAACCTGTTCTGGTCCGCGAGAAATCCATACGTGGAACAGTTTCAAATCGTACAAATAAAATCAAAGAAATTGAAAAAAACACTCAGAATGCCAACCTGCAAAGAGTAGATGTAGCTTCTATCAGCTGCGAACACGACAGCTTCAGCTTACAATTCACTTGTAAAATTTTGGGTGGAGTCGGCAATCCATCCGTATGCAACCAACCTGCTTATCAGCAGAAAATTGAAGAGAAAGTTTCCGAATACATCAGCAAACACGGGTTTACCGAACTGGGAGCAAGATATGCCGTTAATCTGGCAAATGGTCGGTTTCTATGGCGCAACCGTTTTGGCGCTGAGGAGCTAGAAGTTTGTGTTCAGCATCTAAAGCAAGGGGAAATCTGCAAAGAGTGGACTTTCGAAGGGCATGAATTTTCACTCAATGACTTTACCATTCCTGACAGTGCAAAAACAGGAATAGCGGAGCTGACAGAAGTGATCGCAAACGGACTTGGCGGAGCTCTTGCGGTCCTTAAAGTCACAGCTTTTGCCCGTATCGGTGCAGGGCAAGAACTCTATCCATCCGAAGAACTTATTCTCGACAAAGGTAATGCCAAAGGACAGAAAAGCAAAACACTCTACAGTGTCGGCGGCGTAGCTGGTTTCCACAGTCAGAAAATAAGTAACGCACTTCGCACGATTGACACTTGGTACGAAGGTGGAAATTCATCAAAACCAATTGCGGTAGAACCTTATGGTTCTGTCACCTCACAGGGAGTGGCTTATCGTCTTAGCAAAAATGATTTTTTTACCATAATAGATCAGCTCATTATTAAAGATAAAGAGCTGGACCGACTTGAAGATCAGCATTTCATGATGGCGAACTTAATTCGCGGGGGAGTTTTCGGCGGAAAGGATTAG
- the csy2 gene encoding type I-F CRISPR-associated protein Csy2 codes for MSHKFKTPDAILSLHHLRIINCNSISSPLTWGFPAISAFAGFTEALNRKIQKVADFDVELKGVGVICHEFDPQVNKADGQFEWTFKQTRNPLEKKGGNAVSASLQEEGRCHIDITLVIGVYGDLEDDKDEDNLETFVLETMQTMRIAGGSVLPATKRYPRCKFMTVPPNKAEREKLFRRFRRSLMPGFALVDRSDYLEAHVEQMQKNTPNVTAIDGLLDLSRLTSKCAELSEDKDYRNQEEKEDKKYEWEVQRKPGWFVPIPIGYVGISELYGPGEIARCRDMHVPAQFVESVYSIGEWVSPHRISELNNILWFHDYREDDDLYLLVNNYQENINN; via the coding sequence ATGAGTCATAAATTCAAAACTCCCGATGCAATCCTGTCACTGCACCATCTGCGCATCATAAATTGTAACAGCATCTCAAGCCCATTAACATGGGGATTTCCGGCCATTTCCGCTTTTGCAGGATTTACGGAAGCTTTAAACCGCAAAATTCAGAAAGTTGCCGATTTTGATGTTGAGCTGAAAGGCGTAGGCGTTATCTGTCACGAATTTGATCCGCAGGTGAATAAGGCTGACGGACAATTCGAGTGGACATTTAAACAGACCCGCAATCCGCTTGAAAAGAAAGGTGGAAACGCTGTTTCTGCCTCACTTCAGGAAGAGGGCCGATGTCATATTGATATAACTCTTGTTATCGGTGTTTATGGCGATTTGGAAGATGACAAGGATGAAGACAATCTTGAAACTTTTGTTCTCGAAACAATGCAGACCATGAGGATTGCCGGAGGCAGTGTTCTGCCGGCAACCAAACGCTATCCTCGCTGTAAATTTATGACGGTCCCTCCAAATAAAGCCGAACGCGAAAAACTATTTAGACGGTTTCGTCGCAGCCTAATGCCCGGCTTCGCTCTGGTTGACCGCTCAGATTACCTTGAAGCCCATGTTGAGCAGATGCAAAAAAACACCCCTAACGTAACAGCAATTGACGGTCTGCTGGATTTATCCCGCCTTACGAGCAAATGCGCTGAACTTTCTGAGGATAAAGACTATCGAAATCAGGAAGAAAAGGAAGATAAAAAATATGAATGGGAAGTTCAACGAAAACCGGGCTGGTTTGTGCCGATCCCTATCGGGTATGTGGGTATTTCAGAACTATACGGTCCGGGCGAAATCGCTCGTTGCCGCGATATGCATGTTCCAGCACAGTTTGTAGAATCAGTTTATTCAATCGGTGAATGGGTCAGCCCGCATCGCATTTCAGAACTAAACAATATTCTATGGTTTCACGATTATCGTGAAGATGACGACTTATACCTGCTTGTAAATAACTATCAAGAAAATATTAATAATTAG
- the csy1 gene encoding type I-F CRISPR-associated protein Csy1, whose protein sequence is MSEVNPDEVGAIKKAIRDFVEGRAEEKYEPVTKTIAKLEEKLADPAVLSGEREEIEGKIEKEEAKLTGLRDKYEIENWLLDAAKRAQHIQRVTHTPKHMNSKAKGATGFFCNLEEKSIPSTLVSSFSLGSKNTLTDVIGNAAVLDVNKLLQIECNGRTLLSRLIDGDEDFKKALSSTPALASQIYEGLKVFISNRDPVAHSLTKQIYFPVKGNYHLILPLYPSVLVSRVHSQIRSDFFSDEVKEAKEARKKNGYHDCAIHSYPNLVVQSFGGSKPQNISQLNSERGGKSYLLPSLPPSWQSPEIKAPRKSIFTSELYYRKNVKYWVNALGCYLKKTTIDNMNTKYGRDKILAAIVDDILTYAMELRSLPSGWSDSAECQLPDNEKKWLDPFSEKAKSIQDDQWLDRICHNFASTLNNRLKKYHKVEVDGISHAVWKKGLKEEMKMFRWELCDES, encoded by the coding sequence AGATTTTGTAGAAGGACGCGCAGAAGAAAAATATGAACCCGTTACGAAAACAATAGCAAAGCTCGAAGAAAAGCTCGCTGACCCAGCAGTGCTCTCAGGTGAACGAGAAGAAATCGAGGGCAAGATTGAGAAGGAAGAAGCAAAGCTCACGGGTTTACGAGATAAGTATGAAATAGAAAACTGGCTACTGGATGCTGCAAAAAGAGCACAGCATATCCAACGTGTAACTCACACTCCAAAACATATGAATTCTAAAGCTAAAGGAGCTACAGGTTTTTTTTGCAATTTGGAGGAAAAATCTATTCCATCAACTTTGGTAAGTTCCTTTTCACTGGGAAGCAAAAACACCCTTACTGATGTTATCGGAAATGCTGCCGTCCTTGATGTAAATAAGCTCTTACAAATTGAGTGTAATGGCCGCACCCTGCTCTCCCGCTTAATTGATGGAGATGAAGATTTTAAGAAAGCATTATCATCAACCCCTGCGCTAGCGAGCCAGATTTATGAAGGACTGAAAGTCTTTATTTCAAATAGAGATCCCGTGGCACACAGTCTGACTAAACAAATTTATTTTCCGGTTAAAGGAAATTACCATTTGATTTTGCCACTATACCCATCTGTGCTAGTAAGCAGGGTTCACAGTCAGATTAGATCTGACTTCTTTAGCGATGAAGTCAAAGAAGCCAAAGAAGCCCGTAAGAAAAATGGTTATCACGACTGCGCTATTCACAGCTATCCCAACCTTGTAGTTCAATCATTTGGAGGCAGTAAGCCCCAGAACATCAGTCAGCTGAATAGTGAACGAGGTGGTAAAAGCTATCTTCTACCTTCGCTTCCCCCTTCATGGCAATCACCTGAGATTAAAGCCCCACGCAAGAGTATTTTTACGTCAGAATTATATTATCGCAAAAACGTAAAATACTGGGTGAATGCTTTAGGATGCTACCTGAAAAAAACAACTATCGACAATATGAATACGAAGTATGGCAGGGATAAAATTCTAGCTGCTATCGTTGATGACATTCTGACTTACGCCATGGAGCTACGCTCTCTCCCTTCCGGCTGGAGCGATTCTGCTGAATGCCAATTGCCCGACAATGAGAAAAAATGGCTCGACCCTTTTAGTGAGAAAGCCAAGTCCATTCAGGACGATCAGTGGTTAGATAGAATATGTCATAACTTTGCTTCAACTCTAAACAACAGGCTTAAGAAATATCACAAAGTTGAAGTGGACGGTATTTCACACGCTGTTTGGAAAAAGGGGCTGAAAGAAGAAATGAAAATGTTCAGATGGGAGCTTTGCGATGAGTCATAA